In a single window of the Flavivirga spongiicola genome:
- a CDS encoding OmpA family protein produces MKNKNYILVCIALMLSFSVFSQQGKQKRADTLFNKFSFVKAAKVYRELIQNNYNKDYATRQLADCYAYLRDPRNASRYYKSVVKQKNAPVEYYYKYAQSLRGMKKYDDSQVWLKRYKDSGGVVNANDFSKDINFITSVFGAKQQYFLDRVRFNSKYSDFGAFEHDGKVYFASARDEGVSIKRLYGWNEQPFLDVYVTDVGSKRNVDHTGKVKGDVNSIYHDGPITITKDGRTMYFSSNNFTKEAGEVKDKKGLTNMKIYRATLVDGEWTNIEDLSINGDNFSTQHPALNIDDTKLYFTSDRPGTKGGSDIWVIDIRPDGTLMELKNVGDTVNTESAEGFPFINNEGVLFFSSDGHTGLGLLDIFATIKGEDDDSIVDVINLGVPVNSNKDDFSFTMNPNGITGYFASNRKGGRGSDDIYAYHRKPVLHVEGVVTDAINTNPIANSVITLYDDNDNKIANMVTDENGYYQINIDRNKDYKIVASQDKYIDDYRTFTSKNIQTELITINANLLLNPVQDVIKLAELNNIYFDFNKYNIREDAALELDKIVSLMQNDYPEMVIRIESHTDSRGNLTYNDKLSIDRANSTYEYLISKGITPERITEHQGFGERRLTNGCEDGENCEEEDHQLNRRTQFIVVKME; encoded by the coding sequence ATGAAAAATAAAAACTACATATTAGTCTGTATCGCTTTAATGCTAAGCTTTTCTGTCTTTTCTCAACAAGGAAAACAAAAAAGAGCAGATACCTTATTTAATAAATTCTCTTTTGTGAAAGCTGCAAAAGTTTACAGAGAACTTATCCAAAATAATTATAATAAAGACTATGCAACTCGTCAATTAGCAGATTGCTATGCTTATTTAAGAGACCCTAGAAATGCTTCCAGGTATTATAAAAGTGTCGTTAAGCAAAAAAATGCCCCTGTTGAATATTACTATAAATATGCACAATCACTTCGAGGAATGAAAAAATATGACGATTCTCAAGTTTGGTTAAAGCGTTATAAGGACTCTGGAGGTGTTGTAAATGCTAATGATTTCTCAAAAGACATCAATTTTATTACCAGTGTTTTTGGTGCAAAACAGCAGTATTTTTTAGATCGCGTGCGTTTCAATTCAAAATATAGTGATTTTGGTGCTTTTGAACATGATGGTAAAGTGTATTTTGCCTCTGCTAGAGATGAAGGCGTTTCCATAAAACGCCTGTATGGTTGGAATGAACAACCTTTTTTAGATGTTTATGTAACCGATGTTGGATCTAAAAGAAATGTTGATCATACTGGAAAAGTAAAAGGAGATGTAAACTCTATTTATCATGATGGTCCGATAACCATTACAAAAGATGGCCGTACTATGTACTTTTCTAGTAATAACTTTACAAAGGAAGCCGGTGAAGTAAAAGACAAAAAAGGGCTAACAAATATGAAAATCTACAGGGCTACTTTAGTTGATGGTGAATGGACTAATATTGAAGACCTATCCATCAATGGTGATAATTTTTCAACACAGCACCCCGCTTTAAATATTGATGATACTAAGCTGTACTTTACATCTGATAGACCAGGAACTAAAGGAGGTTCAGATATATGGGTTATAGATATACGTCCAGATGGTACACTAATGGAATTGAAAAATGTTGGAGATACTGTAAATACGGAAAGTGCTGAAGGGTTTCCATTTATAAATAATGAAGGTGTTCTATTCTTTTCTTCAGATGGACATACAGGTCTAGGGCTATTAGACATTTTTGCCACTATTAAAGGTGAAGATGATGACAGCATTGTAGACGTCATAAATTTAGGAGTTCCTGTAAATTCCAATAAAGATGATTTTTCATTTACTATGAACCCAAATGGCATTACTGGTTATTTTGCATCAAACAGAAAGGGTGGTCGCGGTAGCGATGATATTTACGCTTATCACAGAAAGCCTGTTTTGCATGTTGAAGGTGTTGTAACAGATGCTATTAATACCAACCCTATAGCTAATTCAGTTATTACGCTATACGATGATAATGACAACAAAATAGCCAACATGGTAACCGACGAAAATGGCTATTATCAAATAAATATTGATAGAAATAAAGATTATAAAATTGTTGCTAGTCAAGATAAATATATTGATGACTACAGAACATTTACATCAAAAAATATTCAAACCGAGCTAATAACTATTAATGCTAACTTGTTATTAAATCCAGTACAAGATGTTATAAAACTTGCAGAATTAAACAATATATATTTCGATTTCAACAAATATAACATTAGAGAAGATGCTGCTTTAGAACTGGATAAAATTGTTAGCCTGATGCAAAACGATTATCCTGAGATGGTAATCAGAATTGAGTCCCATACCGATTCAAGAGGTAATCTAACATATAATGATAAATTATCTATAGATAGAGCAAATTCAACTTATGAGTATTTAATTTCTAAAGGTATTACTCCTGAAAGAATTACAGAACATCAAGGTTTTGGTGAGCGTAGATTAACCAATGGTTGTGAAGATGGAGAAAACTGTGAAGAAGAAGACCATCAATTAAACAGACGTACTCAATTTATAGTTGTAAAAATGGAATAG
- a CDS encoding CAP domain-containing protein, whose translation MKSLIKLPLLVLFAVLTFTSCSTDSIDDKADAMELSLVTKESKDIEIEILKLINEYRVSLELNALNDMSVVKSVAYSHTDYMVDQNEVSHDNFFTRSNYLKANAGAKKVSENVAYGYSSAQTVVKAWIKSDGHRGTIEGDFSNFDVSAEKNENGRWYFTNIFIKK comes from the coding sequence ATGAAGTCATTAATTAAACTGCCATTATTGGTATTGTTTGCTGTGTTGACATTTACTTCCTGCTCAACAGACAGCATTGATGATAAGGCTGATGCTATGGAGTTAAGCCTTGTTACAAAAGAATCAAAAGACATTGAAATAGAGATACTTAAGCTTATTAATGAGTATAGAGTGTCATTAGAGTTGAATGCCTTAAATGATATGTCTGTAGTGAAATCTGTAGCATATAGTCATACAGACTATATGGTAGACCAAAATGAAGTATCACACGATAATTTTTTTACCCGTAGTAATTATTTAAAGGCTAATGCTGGTGCTAAAAAAGTATCTGAAAATGTTGCATATGGATATAGTTCTGCACAAACTGTAGTAAAAGCTTGGATTAAAAGCGATGGACATAGAGGGACTATAGAAGGCGATTTCTCAAACTTTGATGTTTCTGCAGAAAAAAACGAGAATGGAAGGTGGTATTTTACTAACATCTTTATAAAGAAATAA
- a CDS encoding ribonuclease Z: MKLKILGCYSATPRALNNTTSQVLEINSHMFLIDCGEGTQVQLRKHKIKFNRIKHIFISHLHGDHFFGLVGLISTFRLLTREADLHIYGPKGIKEVVTLQMKLADSWTNFNLIFHELTSDESELIFEDDKVQVHTIPLNHRVYTNGYLFKEKEGDRKLDIRAVEDANINVAYYRKLTQGYDVVNEVGETIKNELVTKAGLKPKSYAFCSDTMYKEDIVPIIKNVDVLYHESTFLEKHAHLGPKTKHSTAKEAARIAKLANAGTLLLGHYSTRYDGLNAFKEEAQEVFNNVELCEDGKTFEF, from the coding sequence ATGAAGCTCAAAATTTTAGGCTGCTATAGCGCAACACCAAGAGCGCTAAATAATACAACATCTCAAGTATTAGAGATTAATAGTCATATGTTTTTAATCGATTGCGGAGAAGGTACACAAGTACAACTTCGTAAACATAAAATAAAGTTTAATCGTATTAAGCACATATTTATATCACATTTACATGGCGATCATTTTTTTGGCTTAGTTGGTTTAATATCAACTTTTAGATTGCTTACCAGAGAAGCAGATTTACATATTTATGGCCCCAAAGGCATTAAAGAAGTTGTTACACTGCAAATGAAATTAGCCGATTCCTGGACTAATTTTAACCTTATCTTTCATGAGTTAACTTCAGATGAATCCGAATTAATTTTTGAAGATGATAAAGTTCAAGTACATACAATTCCATTAAATCATAGAGTTTATACCAATGGGTATTTATTCAAAGAAAAAGAAGGCGACCGTAAGTTAGATATTAGAGCGGTTGAGGACGCTAACATCAATGTTGCTTATTATCGAAAACTAACACAAGGTTATGATGTTGTAAATGAAGTTGGAGAAACTATAAAAAATGAATTAGTTACTAAAGCTGGTTTAAAGCCAAAAAGTTATGCGTTTTGTAGTGATACCATGTACAAAGAAGATATTGTACCTATTATTAAAAATGTAGACGTGTTATACCATGAATCTACCTTTTTGGAAAAACATGCTCATTTAGGTCCTAAAACTAAGCATTCTACTGCAAAAGAAGCCGCTAGAATAGCTAAATTGGCAAATGCAGGTACATTATTGCTTGGACACTATTCAACGCGTTATGATGGCTTAAATGCTTTTAAAGAAGAAGCTCAAGAAGTTTTTAATAATGTGGAATTATGTGAAGATGGAAAAACTTTTGAGTTTTAA
- a CDS encoding DUF3291 domain-containing protein: MKELYLAQVNIAKRLAPMDDPIMQDFVNNLDRINALADESKGFVWRLKDEDKDLGAQVFQDDTLLINMSVWKNLETLFNYTYKSGHIEVFKRKKEWFSKMKMMHMAFWYIPKGYEPTFQDAKNRLDYLNRHGDTPYAFSFKSKFTALDSLNYKPLL; the protein is encoded by the coding sequence ATGAAGGAATTGTATCTTGCACAGGTAAATATTGCAAAAAGATTGGCGCCAATGGACGACCCCATTATGCAAGATTTTGTAAACAATTTAGACAGAATTAATGCTTTAGCTGATGAAAGTAAAGGTTTTGTGTGGCGTTTAAAAGATGAAGATAAAGACTTGGGAGCTCAAGTTTTCCAGGATGATACGCTACTTATTAATATGTCTGTCTGGAAAAATTTAGAAACATTATTTAATTACACTTATAAATCTGGCCATATTGAGGTTTTTAAACGAAAAAAAGAATGGTTTAGTAAAATGAAGATGATGCATATGGCATTTTGGTACATTCCAAAAGGTTATGAACCAACATTTCAAGATGCTAAAAATAGATTAGACTATTTAAATAGGCATGGAGATACGCCTTATGCTTTTAGTTTTAAAAGTAAATTCACAGCATTAGATTCATTAAATTACAAACCTCTTTTGTAA
- a CDS encoding OmpA family protein has translation MRLKNNILTSIILFASFSALAQYGSQKKADNLFNKFSFVNAAQVYHNLIEKDFNADYATRQLADSYAFMRNPDSAVVYYKKVVEQPNVPIAYYYNYAQALRGIKAYKESRVWLKRYKKAGGKIDNEKFLKDSDFINSIFNAKQQYFLTEVNFNSKYSDFGAYEHDGHIYFASSRNEGVSTKHIYGWNEEPFLDIYVTDKSANDSIVDHKSKLKGDINSIYHEGPITITKDGKTMYFSRNNYAKNVLEKDEEGISNLKIYKASLIENEWTNIEELPFNNNDFSNGHPALNNDETKLFFASNMPNGFGGTDIYHVDINSDGSFGTPQNLGNIVNTDKNERFPFINNEGVLFFASDGHPGLGLLDIFGTVSDKNNNIISILNLGVPVNSSKDDFSFFMNEDGLSGYFASNRNGGVGSDDIYAYDRIPQLKIEGSITDVTTNEPIPNAIVTLLDSNNEQIARLETDEDGNYEINIDRDTDYVLNIKKDDYINDTRHVTSKGVENKVTRITEDFNLNRVIKVTPITEFYPIYFDFNKFDIRRDDTVELDRIVNLMMNIYPNMIIKIESHTDSRGSSEYNNKLSLDRAKATYKYLIDKGVNPDRITEYKGSGEQKLLNNCDGTINCTEEEHQLNRRTQFIVIKME, from the coding sequence ATGAGATTAAAAAATAACATATTAACTAGTATTATATTGTTTGCAAGTTTCTCTGCACTTGCTCAATACGGTTCTCAAAAAAAGGCAGACAATCTGTTTAACAAGTTTTCGTTTGTTAATGCTGCTCAAGTTTATCATAATCTTATAGAGAAAGACTTTAATGCAGATTATGCAACCAGACAATTAGCAGATAGTTATGCTTTCATGCGAAATCCAGATAGCGCTGTAGTCTACTATAAAAAAGTAGTAGAACAACCTAATGTTCCTATTGCATACTATTACAATTACGCACAAGCATTAAGAGGTATAAAAGCATATAAAGAATCTCGTGTTTGGTTGAAACGCTATAAAAAAGCCGGCGGAAAAATAGATAATGAAAAGTTTTTAAAAGACTCTGATTTTATTAATTCCATTTTTAACGCGAAACAACAATATTTTTTGACTGAGGTTAATTTTAATTCAAAATATAGCGATTTTGGAGCTTACGAGCATGATGGTCATATTTACTTTGCTTCATCCAGAAATGAAGGCGTTTCAACAAAACATATTTACGGTTGGAATGAAGAACCTTTTTTAGACATATATGTAACTGACAAAAGTGCTAATGATAGTATTGTAGATCACAAATCTAAACTAAAAGGAGATATAAATTCTATTTATCATGAAGGTCCAATTACTATAACAAAAGATGGGAAAACCATGTATTTTTCTAGAAATAATTATGCGAAAAATGTTTTAGAAAAAGACGAAGAAGGTATCTCAAATCTTAAAATCTATAAAGCATCCTTAATTGAAAATGAATGGACAAATATTGAAGAGCTTCCTTTTAATAACAATGACTTTTCTAATGGGCATCCTGCATTGAACAATGATGAAACAAAGTTGTTTTTTGCTTCTAATATGCCTAATGGCTTTGGAGGAACAGATATTTACCATGTAGATATAAATAGTGATGGCTCTTTTGGTACACCCCAAAACTTAGGAAATATAGTAAACACAGATAAAAATGAAAGATTTCCTTTTATTAATAATGAAGGTGTACTTTTCTTTGCTTCAGACGGTCATCCTGGATTAGGTCTATTAGATATTTTCGGAACCGTTTCAGACAAAAACAATAACATTATCAGTATTCTTAATCTCGGTGTTCCAGTAAACTCAAGTAAAGATGATTTTTCATTTTTCATGAATGAAGATGGGTTGTCAGGATATTTTGCATCTAATAGAAATGGTGGTGTCGGTAGTGATGATATTTATGCATATGACAGAATTCCACAGCTAAAAATAGAAGGATCTATAACAGATGTCACTACAAACGAGCCTATACCAAATGCCATTGTTACACTGCTTGATAGTAACAATGAACAAATAGCACGTTTAGAAACAGACGAAGATGGAAATTATGAAATAAATATAGACAGAGATACCGACTATGTATTAAACATCAAAAAAGATGATTATATAAACGATACTAGACACGTTACTTCTAAAGGTGTAGAAAATAAAGTGACGCGCATTACCGAAGACTTCAATCTAAATCGTGTTATAAAGGTGACACCTATTACTGAGTTCTACCCTATTTACTTTGACTTTAATAAGTTTGATATAAGACGAGATGATACCGTTGAATTAGATAGAATCGTTAATTTAATGATGAATATTTATCCAAATATGATCATTAAAATAGAATCGCATACAGATTCCAGGGGCTCCTCTGAATATAACAATAAACTGTCTCTAGATAGAGCAAAAGCAACGTACAAATACCTAATAGACAAAGGAGTCAACCCTGACAGAATTACTGAATACAAAGGCTCTGGTGAGCAAAAATTATTAAATAATTGTGATGGCACTATTAATTGTACTGAAGAAGAACATCAATTAAACAGACGCACACAGTTTATTGTAATTAAAATGGAATAA
- a CDS encoding aspartate carbamoyltransferase catalytic subunit, which yields MSELSVNHLLGIKYLKEQDIQLIFETADHFKEVINRPIKKVPSLRDITIANLFFENSTRTKLSFELAEKRLSADVINFSSGQSSVKKGETLIDTVNNILSMKVDMVVMRHPNPGAGVFLSKHINASIINAGDGAHEHPTQALLDSYSIREKLGDVKGKKVVIVGDILHSRVALSNIFALQLQGAQVMVCGPKTLLPKYIKELGVKVETNLRKALNWCDVANMLRVQNERMDISYFPSTREYTQQFGVNKELLDSLDKEITIMHPGPINRGVEITSDVADSKQSIILDQVQNGVAIRMAAIYLLASKIKQ from the coding sequence ATGAGCGAATTAAGTGTCAATCACTTATTAGGAATAAAATATCTTAAAGAACAAGATATTCAACTTATTTTTGAAACAGCCGATCATTTTAAAGAAGTTATTAATAGGCCTATAAAAAAAGTACCTTCGCTTAGAGATATTACCATTGCTAACCTTTTCTTTGAAAATTCAACCAGAACAAAACTATCATTCGAATTAGCCGAAAAACGACTTTCTGCAGACGTTATTAATTTTTCATCTGGGCAATCTTCAGTTAAAAAAGGAGAGACCTTAATCGATACTGTTAATAATATCTTATCTATGAAAGTAGATATGGTTGTCATGAGACATCCTAATCCCGGGGCAGGTGTATTTTTATCAAAACATATTAATGCCAGTATTATAAATGCAGGTGACGGCGCTCATGAACATCCAACACAAGCGCTTTTAGATTCGTATTCTATAAGAGAAAAATTAGGAGATGTAAAAGGAAAGAAAGTTGTTATCGTAGGAGATATTCTTCATAGTCGTGTAGCGCTTTCAAATATATTTGCACTACAGCTTCAAGGAGCGCAAGTTATGGTTTGTGGACCAAAAACCTTATTACCGAAGTACATCAAAGAACTTGGAGTAAAAGTTGAAACGAATTTACGTAAAGCTCTCAATTGGTGTGATGTAGCAAACATGCTTCGTGTGCAAAACGAGCGTATGGATATTAGCTATTTTCCATCAACCAGAGAGTATACACAACAGTTTGGTGTCAATAAAGAACTGCTAGATTCATTAGACAAAGAGATTACGATCATGCATCCAGGCCCAATTAATAGGGGTGTGGAAATTACCAGTGATGTTGCCGATTCAAAACAATCCATTATTCTAGATCAAGTTCAAAATGGTGTAGCTATAAGAATGGCAGCTATATATTTATTAGCGTCCAAAATAAAACAGTAG
- a CDS encoding PorP/SprF family type IX secretion system membrane protein has product MKLIKYNIIAIALLSCTVGIAQQLPQFTQYMYNTISINPAYAGSREALSVVGLHRSQWVGFKGGPITQTLSVHTPLRNDRIGLGLTFIEDDLGPQNYSYLYGDFSYSIPTGKTGKLAFGLKGGFTGYTFDQDFLTDPTVTEDPFFSGTENRWAPNIGAGVYYHTNRFYAGLSAPRILNTDENKQGDYKALERISYYFTLGGVLDISKSFKFKPAGLIKATNGAPLSFDLTANFLYNEKFWIGGSYRINEQTAAIGGIADFQVSRQLRVGYAYEKPISDIASYTTGTHEILLIYEFKFLSSKLKSPRYF; this is encoded by the coding sequence ATGAAACTTATTAAATATAATATAATCGCTATTGCATTGTTAAGCTGTACGGTTGGAATTGCACAACAATTACCGCAATTCACACAGTATATGTACAATACAATCTCAATAAACCCAGCTTATGCAGGGAGTCGAGAAGCTTTAAGCGTCGTTGGATTACATAGAAGCCAGTGGGTTGGTTTTAAAGGAGGTCCTATAACACAAACGCTTTCTGTTCATACCCCACTAAGGAATGATAGAATTGGATTGGGATTAACTTTTATTGAAGATGATTTAGGTCCTCAAAATTACTCATACTTATATGGTGATTTTTCATATAGTATTCCTACTGGAAAAACTGGAAAATTAGCTTTTGGTTTAAAAGGTGGTTTTACTGGTTATACTTTTGATCAAGATTTTTTAACTGATCCAACAGTAACTGAAGATCCTTTTTTTAGTGGTACAGAAAATCGCTGGGCTCCAAATATTGGTGCGGGTGTTTATTACCATACCAACAGGTTCTATGCTGGGTTATCTGCTCCAAGAATATTAAACACTGATGAAAACAAACAAGGCGACTATAAAGCTTTAGAACGTATTAGTTACTATTTTACACTAGGTGGTGTACTTGATATAAGTAAAAGCTTCAAATTTAAACCTGCTGGTTTAATAAAGGCAACCAATGGAGCGCCTCTATCATTCGATCTTACCGCTAATTTCTTATACAATGAGAAATTCTGGATAGGTGGATCTTATAGAATTAATGAGCAAACTGCTGCTATTGGTGGTATTGCTGACTTTCAAGTTTCAAGACAATTACGTGTAGGTTATGCTTATGAAAAACCAATTTCTGACATAGCTAGCTACACGACAGGTACACACGAGATATTACTTATATATGAATTTAAATTCTTAAGTTCTAAACTAAAATCACCAAGATATTTCTAA
- the pyrR gene encoding bifunctional pyr operon transcriptional regulator/uracil phosphoribosyltransferase PyrR has protein sequence MSQKVLLNAKEVNIILHRLACQLIEKHNDFSDTVLIGLQPRGVFLADRLAKILEDHYKVKNIQLGHLDITFYRDDFRRGEKTLEANTTKINFLVEDKNIVFIDDVLYTGRSIRAALTAIQSFGRPNEIELLTLIDRRFSRHLPIQPDYRGRQVDVINNEKVKVNWKEYDDEDSVYLIEK, from the coding sequence ATGAGTCAAAAAGTTTTACTTAACGCAAAAGAGGTAAACATCATTCTTCATCGATTGGCTTGTCAACTCATTGAAAAACACAATGACTTTTCTGATACCGTTTTAATTGGTTTACAGCCACGTGGTGTGTTTTTAGCCGATAGATTAGCAAAAATATTAGAAGATCATTACAAAGTTAAAAACATTCAACTAGGACATCTGGATATTACGTTTTATAGAGATGATTTTCGTAGAGGAGAAAAGACGCTTGAAGCTAACACTACTAAAATTAACTTCTTAGTTGAGGATAAAAATATTGTCTTTATTGATGATGTTTTATATACCGGGCGTAGCATTAGAGCCGCTTTAACGGCCATTCAATCTTTTGGAAGACCAAACGAAATAGAGTTATTAACGTTAATAGACAGGCGTTTTAGTAGACATTTACCTATACAACCAGATTATAGAGGTAGACAAGTGGATGTTATAAATAACGAAAAAGTAAAAGTAAACTGGAAAGAATATGACGATGAAGATTCCGTTTATTTAATTGAAAAATAA
- the pdxH gene encoding pyridoxamine 5'-phosphate oxidase, with translation MEKDLSNYRKSYEKHELLLKDVPENPMELFQKWFYEVDKFFIEDETNAMTVSTIGLDGFPKNRVVLLKRFTYEGFIFYTNYNSEKGKAINKNPNVCLSFFWHGAERQIIIKGKAEKIAENLSDGYFESRPRGSQLSAIASNQSEVIENRDAIEKKLLKLEKEFEGKEITRPTSWGGYIVKPSEIEFWQGRPNRLHDRIRFTLQADYNWRIDRLSP, from the coding sequence ATGGAAAAAGATTTAAGCAATTATAGAAAGTCTTACGAAAAGCACGAATTGCTTTTAAAAGATGTACCAGAAAACCCAATGGAATTATTTCAAAAATGGTTTTATGAAGTAGACAAGTTTTTTATCGAAGATGAAACTAATGCTATGACGGTTTCTACAATAGGTTTAGATGGATTCCCAAAGAATAGAGTGGTGTTATTAAAACGTTTTACATACGAGGGGTTTATATTTTACACAAATTATAACAGTGAAAAAGGAAAAGCGATAAATAAAAATCCAAACGTATGTTTATCCTTTTTTTGGCATGGAGCCGAACGTCAAATTATTATAAAAGGGAAAGCTGAAAAGATTGCAGAAAACTTAAGTGATGGCTATTTTGAGTCTAGGCCCAGAGGCAGTCAATTAAGTGCTATAGCTTCAAATCAGAGTGAAGTTATTGAAAATAGGGATGCCATTGAAAAAAAGCTTTTAAAATTAGAAAAAGAATTTGAAGGAAAAGAAATAACAAGACCAACAAGTTGGGGTGGTTATATTGTAAAGCCTTCAGAAATTGAATTTTGGCAAGGTCGTCCAAATAGATTACACGACAGAATTAGATTTACACTTCAGGCTGATTATAATTGGAGAATTGATCGGTTATCTCCTTAA
- a CDS encoding ribonuclease Z encodes MILDQNGNTSIITQEKATVIELVKKLQALYPKFKNNNIIVVLTTLNKPGFQDIIEFLEVSNIHRASKQSFVVVSDNINIDNIPDEIVVVPTIQEAYDIIEMEEMERDLGF; translated from the coding sequence ATGATTTTAGACCAAAACGGAAACACTTCTATAATCACTCAAGAAAAAGCCACGGTTATAGAATTAGTTAAAAAACTACAGGCTTTATATCCAAAATTTAAAAACAATAATATTATTGTTGTTTTAACAACTCTAAATAAACCGGGATTTCAAGATATCATTGAGTTTCTTGAAGTATCAAACATCCACCGTGCATCAAAGCAATCCTTTGTTGTTGTCTCAGATAACATTAATATAGATAATATTCCGGATGAAATTGTAGTCGTGCCAACGATTCAAGAGGCTTACGATATCATCGAGATGGAAGAAATGGAACGTGACTTAGGGTTTTAA